TGCAGATtcccctccgtttttaatttgaattttcccgttaatcggtgaattgtttttgaaatccgacttcactgtatttttgttcatctcgcaacgatcaatttccataccatatgtgctatatttcgatttgatttagagactttttaattttagtttgtagtttgtacgctaagatggtttgtaccagagtaggaccatatatatatatatatatatagagttaagttctatggagtacataaaaacattggagtattggagtacatatcataattttttagtttgatcctatataatatctttgattatccaaattctgatacaatctatcatttataagttgtcttgcacataattgtcaattattcattaatatctttcaactttaacaagtattaagattattgttctgcttattagttatattgcagaacatagagtcatatgatttataaaagtaattattctaccatttgatcacgatgtttatgttgcagaacatgatgtgcaggttgtcaaatatttacaactattattggacaaaaaaaattgaaatttagatgactagattacattttatcaaactttgtactccaatactccaattttttttgtactccattgaacttaactctatatatatatatatatatatattaatccaaaaaatattacaatcatATATCGAGGAATTCAATAAACAAGAAAATAGCAGTGTCGTAATTTATCTTCACATAAACAACATATCTGACCCAATATTCAGATATCAACTAATAATCGCCTACAAAATATACACAACATTTTGTCGTTAAAGGTGAGTTTTTACGATATTCAAAACTGTGTCATATTTGATGTGAGGCTTACGAATCAACCAGAATACTCTATTAATTCTTTTTAGTATCTTTGTGTATTTTGATAAAAACATTTGTTTACTATTCATTCAATATTTCatcctaattaaatattattatgatgATCATGATTCATGCGCGCGGTAGGTGAGTTCTTGAAAACTATAAATAAGACCCGAAAGTGTGTGCGTTAGAGTAGCGAAACCAACAAGCTCTTGTTTGTTCTCgctttctctttttcttctCTTAAAATAAGCAAACTTTCCGTTCCACATCTCCACCTACTTTCATCCCCACTCCCACCAACTTTTATTACAGGTCCGTTTCTTTTTTCACATATCAGTTTGTAATATACatgcacacacatatatttatacacaTCTTCTTCGCATTTGTACACAGCATTCTAATACTGTTTGGCTTTGCAGGTTATCAGACACGAACATGAAGATCAATGTACGAGATTCGACAATGGTGGGCCCAGCCCAGGAGACGCCACGTCGGAGTCTATGGAACGCCAACGTGGACCTGGTGGTGCCGAATTTTCACACCCCGAGCGTGTACTTCTACAGGCCGACCGGGTCGGCTAATTTCTTTGAGGCGAGGGTTTTGAAGGACGCGCTGAGCCGCGCGTTGGTGCCGTTTTATCCGATGGCCGGGAGGCTGAAGAAGGACGAGGATGGGCGCGTGGAGATTGATTGTCAGGGACAGGGGGTGCTTTTTGTGGAGGCGGAGTCTGATGGAGTTATCGATGAGTTCGGCGACTTTGCGCCGACGTTGGAGCTGCGGAAGCTTATTCCGGCGGTTGATTATTCTCTTGGAATAGAATCCTACTCTCTTTTGGTATTGCAGGTAAAAACATTCCCGTCTGTCGAGCTTTTGAAAGATAGAAAAATAGTTAGAgagtaaataaaatatcttcTAGCAATATTCCTTGGCATAATGATTACTGAGTGGGATCagagtgttctaaaaatctgatttatttatttaaaaaataataattattttttgatcaattttcaaaatatattttattgattcaTTGATTATGATTTATTAAACCATTTAtgataaatctcaaaaatcATGAACTGATAGATCAATCTATTAGTTTTTATTCCATATTTTTTTTACCAATATGGCTTCAATCTATTAGTTTTTATTCCATATTTTTTTTACCAATATAGCTCATAGTCTTACAATTTGAGTATCTGTTCTGAGGTATTATCAATATGAGCCGAGTCGAACCCGGCCAACGGAGGATAACTCACTTAGATACGATGATACACAGGGCAAAGGGCTAATGaagagttgtttttttttttgatgactAATGAAGAGTTGTTATTGTTATGTGAATGAGAGAGGGGTAAAAAGAGGTAAATCCACAAACAGCACCAAGATGCTCGGAATCTTAAAGTCTCAGCGATTAGTGtagatatttgaatttttgtcGTTGAACAACTTTCTTGCCGAATTACTTTTTAGGTAATTAGGATTTAGGTGTGCCTGTTTTTATAATTTCCATTTCATACATTTTATTTCGTAAAACCATCGTTATATCGACACAAATATATTCGCCAGGGACCAAATGTGTAGATTTGACAATTTTTACGATACAGTAGCTTCTTAATCTGAACATCTCTCCCTTGTGTTTCTCTACTACATCATGAATATTTCTCCAGTCAAACATCCAACAAGCCGGCTGGTAAAAGATCACTTTCAGTCCAATACAATTTCATTAAATCAAATCATAGTTGGAGAATTAGTATGTAGTTAGTTGTTACTAGTGTTGGACCAATTCTTTTACCAAGAAtccattaattttatattttaaattatttttgtataaatGATACAATATGGTTGTGGATTTGGTTTGTTTAGATTTGGACCAGTTCAACCACTTTGATTGTGTAGTCTATGAAACATACATGATCTCAccagaattttttttgttttttggtgGATTGAGCAGGTCACTTACTTTAAATGTGGTGGAGTTTCCCTTGGAGTTGGTATGCAACATCATGCAGCAGATGGTGCTTCTGGCCTTCATTTCATCAACACCTGGTCCGATATGGCTCGCGGACTTGACCTCACCATCCCGCCTTTCATTGACCGCACCCTCCTCCGGGCTCGTGATCCTCCTAGGCCAGCTTTCCAGCACATTGAGTACCAGCCCCCTCCGTCGATGAAGTCCAGTCCTGATGCAGTTCCTGAAACAGCTGTTTCAATTTTCAAGTTAACCCGAGACCAGCTCAATGTCCTTAAGGCCAAGTCCAAGGAAGAAGGCAACACGGTCGCGTACAGCTCCTATGAAATGTTGGCTGGACACGTGTGGCGATCAGTGTGTAAAGCCCGAGGACTTCCTGAAGATCAGGAAAGCAAGTTGTATATTGCAACTGATGGGCGAGCTAGGCTCCGTCCTGCACTCCCCCCTGGCTACTTTGGCAATGTCATATTCACTGCCACGCCTATAGCAGTTGCAGGAGATCTCCAGTCGAAGCCAATATGGTATAGTGCTAGTAAGATCCATGATGCATTAGTAAGAATGGACAACGAATACCTGAGATCAGCCCTTGATTACTTGGAATTACAGCCTGATCTTAAGGCTCTTGTTCGCGGGGCACATACTTTCAGGTGCCCAAATCTCGGGATCACTAGTTGGGCAAGGCTGCCTATCCATGATGCTGACTTTGGCTGGGGAAGGCCAATATTTATGGGACCTGGCGGAATTGCATATGAAGGACTGAGCTTTGTGTTACCTAGCCCTTCCAATGATGGGAGCTTATCTGTGGCCATTTCTTTGCAAGCAGAACACATGAAACTCTTTCGCAAGTTCTTGTATGACATTTGAAGATATGCACCACCacaatcttcttcttttttctagcggagggggagggggaggggggggggggtgttctTTCCGTATTATTTCTCATGTTCATATATGCGGTTGTTTCCTGACAATGACAGTAGCAAAAAGCGCTTGTTCATGCAAGGAATATGGATACAGTTTTATTTCTAATAACACCATGATGTATGAATTTGATCTTTTCACCTTAGGCGCATTTGCTTGATTAATTCGATGATGGAAAGGAAGAGTTTGAGTCCCTTAGGACTTTAGTTTGATGCCTTGATAGAGAGAAGAAATAGGAAACCAGCACCTCCAAGTTACAGGAAATGATTATGATTGAATACCACATTGTTGAAATGGTTTGAAATCATTGTCGGGATTAGGTAGGAAGAATGAGCCCTTTTTTGATGCATATGGTGAAAGTTATCTTCAAAGCCCTTAAATGTCATGAATAAATTCATTCcagaatcaaaatcaaaaacacaAGTATCATGAATCATACTTCAAATCAATAGAATGGTAACCCGATTCGTGATTATTCGGTGAACCAAACCACCTTTAGTTCTTAACATAATTTACAGGCTTGGTATCGAATTCTAAGGATCAGGCATTGCAGTTTTTTGTTCTTAATTGAGTGGATCGGCCTAGAAGGAAGATCTTTGCTCATACATGATGCAGTTATGCTATAGTCTGTACAATGGTTTTTAACCCACACATTGCTCTGATTATCTGTCCATACCAATATATCCATCTTAGCATTGGAGCTGCAGTGTGTTAACGAAAGATGTCCTCCTAGCTCCAGGAGGCATCCATAGAAAGAACAAATTTAACTCAGGTGAAAGAACATTCCAGTACAAGAACCTTATTAGAACCCAGAAAGTTTCTTCTCGACAATTTAGACTTATAAGCCCAGGACACGGGGTTTTATCTTTTACGGCTCCTTACTGTATTCGTGTGTCCTTAAAGTACCATAAAATAAAGCTAGAGATGGTAGTCAAATTTTGGGTcttcataaatatattaatttataaagagtaaaattaattatatgcaCTATTTAACGGGATCAAATTGAATTCTATTACGACAAAAATACTTCTCGGGTCAAATTCGAATTTCTCTACtacaaatatttcttaaataaaattattacatacaaaatattTAAGTTTTAGAATTTTAGTGGTCAGCTGCACCGGCTGCCAATACATTGGCTACGCCCTGCCATCAGCCACAGATTTCTTTGTAGATTGTCATGTTTAAACGAGAATACCATTGTAGCCTGATACCATTAAATTTAACAACATGAAGAACTGAAGATGATTTTTACCAGTTAAGGAAAGAGTCACATCAAATTTACTGTACTTCACTTCACACAAATACATGTAAGGTGAACAGCAATTTGGTTCAGCAGTAATATTATGActcataataaactcaaaatTAAATGTTTAACAAGCAATCATCAAGGAGCTAGTCAGTCATCACCTGTAGTAGAAGATGATATACTAAGAGACGAGGCAAACGTTGCAGTGGTGTCCCCAGATAAGTATCTCTTAAGGCGGTCCAAGTCATCAGCTACATCAAGCATTGTTGGTCTCGTCAAGGCAGAATACTGAGTACAGAGAATACCCAACTCAAGTAATTTCCTTATCACAACTTCCCACATACTTTTCACTTCAGGTGACAGATCATGCAGAGCTCTCAGCAATGAGGAGTATATTACATTCTCCGTGTTCTGATGATAGTAACTCTTCACCCATTTTCTCAGGCTTAGTCCTCCAACAAACATTACATCTGTCGGTCTCTTTCTAGTCACCATCTCCAGGATTAGAATTCCAAAGCTGTAAACATCTCCTTGTGTGGATGTATTTGATCCAAACGCATACTctgttttaagaaaattatgtcAACAAATAGAGAAAAGTTACGATTACTACCCAAACAAGACTGAATTAAGTAGAACATGCTCGATATAGTCAGTGCTTATTTACAAAATGATAAAGTTAATTGTGATCAATATCACTCTCAATGTTGTACTTGTACTTTATGACTTGTATGAGGTTAACAATGAAAAAAAAACTCCTTTTCTATTATGATAAGGTGTTTAGTTATGTCACAAGTGCAGATATGTAATTAGTGTTAGAAACCAGTCAGAACCAATAGAATTCCAGCTATTTCCAAGCgtataattaatgaaattttctCTTATACAGTGTTGGAGATGTGCGATTAAGAGATATATATTTACCTGGTGCAATGTAGCCTATAGTTCCAGATAACATGTTTGCTGTTGAGTTCCCCATATTTTCTGTAACCCCTGCATTGCCCCCTCCAACTGCCAATACCAATCTTGCAATGCCAAAATCCGAGATCAGAGCTGTCAAGTCATCGTTGAGGAGAACATTGCTTGGTTTTAAGTCACAATGTATGACTCTTACTGGAGAATGGTGATGCAGGTAAGCCATCCCTTCAGCGATATCACTGCATATGTTGACGATTTGAATGAGGCTCAAATCTGAAGAATCAGAACGGAAGTTCATGCCAAGTTGTGGGTAGAGATAACTGTCCAAACTCCCATTTTCCATATAAGGAAGAACAAGGGCCTTGAAATCAggtaaactacaagttgttattaTTCTAATAAGGTTTCTATGTCGAATTCTCTTGAGAACTTGGCATTCTCGGGTAAAGCTTTTAGTAGAATTTCCAGTTTGAAACTGTAGCACTTTGATTGCTATAGGTGTCCCTTCTGAAAGCACTCCCTTATATACACGTCCATAGCTTCCTGACCCAATTATTCTCTGCTCATCAAACCCTCCTGTAGCCTCTGAGAGTTGTTTGTATGTTATTCTTGGAAAACTGGGTACCGTCCCTGGTTCTGACATTCTCTCTGCCTCAAAATTGGCTGCAGAACTAGCTCCTCTAATACATTTGTATCCGATTACAAAACATATTGTTGAAAAGAAAGCTGATATAGATATGATAATACAGAATATACTTAAGAACACAGGTGAGCGAAAATAATGTCTTTTCTGATGACACATTGCAATTCCTGGTACTGACCCACAGAGGCGTTGATTTCCCAGAAAAGATAAGTATGTGGTAGTTTCAAAGATGCCGCCAGAAGGAATTGTTCCAGAAAAGTCATTGGTCGACAGATTCAGGAAGATGAGATTATGGATATTACTTAAGCTCACTGGAATGTTTCCAGATAAGCCATTTGTTGAAACATCAAAAACTTCAAGGTTCTTCAGATCACCCAAGGACTGTGGAAGCTGCCCAACAAGGaaattatttgagaaatttaGCATCCTCAAGGCAATGCAATTTGAGATCTGAACAAATATACTCCCAGTGAGGTTATTTGATGAAAGGTCAATTTCTTGTACATTTTGAAGCTTGCTGAGCTCAAGTGGCAAAGATCCTTGGAGCTGATTATGTGAAAGATTCAGGTACATTCGGATCTCACGCATACCTTTGACATCAGGAGGTATGCTTCCTGTTAACATGTTATAGGACAAGTCAAGCTTGTCAAGATCTGTGCATCGACCCAATGCTTTTGGTATCTCTCCAGAAAGAAGGTTATTGTTAAGAAACATGTATCTAATCTGTATTAAGTTCCCTAAACCTTCCGGAATTGCACCGAAGAATTTATTCCATGACAAATCAAGTAGACCAAGCTTAGAATAAAGTCCTAGTGTCGCTGGAATCTCACCGGTCAAATAATTGTTTGATAAGATTAACTGTTCCAAACTCCGTAATTGGCTTAATTCTGCTGGGAGGGTTCCATTCAGAAGATTATTTGACAAATTTAGTGTTGTAAGAGCAGAAAGATTTCCCAATGCCAGAGGAATTGATCCAGCTATCTGGTTTTCACCTAGCAACATGTATTTTAACTTGACACTAAGTTGTCCTACGGAACCAGGCAAAATTCCTCCGAGGCCGATACCAGCCAGTTCAAGTTCCTTTAAGACAGAGCAGTTAGCAAGAGCAAAGAAGAACGGGTAAAGATTAGTGTTGTGATCATGACTAACCATGTTGTTATATGACAAGTGAAGATTTTTTAGTTTTGTTAGATTAGCTATTAATTGAACTGGCAATTCACCAGAAAGAAGATTATTCTCCAAATCTAAATTGTACATAAAAGAAGCTTTCGTTAAAGAGAGAGGTATTTCTCCAGTAAATCGATTGTTATACAAGTTGAGATTCCATAAGTTTGAGCAATTACCAAATAATGGAATCAGACCTGTGAGGGAGTTCTCTGAGAGGTCTATGTTATGCAGTGAATTGCAGTTGGAGAAGAGGGATGCCGGAATTGTGCCTACTAAGTTGTTTCCTGCTAAAGAAATTAGCAAGAGGCTTGAAAAAGAAGCAAATATATCAGGTATCGGACCATGCAATTTGTTTCCATCCAGCCGGAGAAGTCGAAGGTGGTAGAGAGAAGAAAATTCTAAGGGAATGATCCCAGACAAGTAATTACCTGTTAATATAAGACCTCGAAGCCCAGTGAGGTTAGAAATGAAGGGGGACAGCAGGCCTACTAGTTCAGTACCCAGAAGTATAAGTTTGGTAACAACTTGCTGCTTTTGGTTACAATATACACCACCAAAGCTGCACACTCTAGTGGTCTCATTCCAATTTTCCAATGTAGAATTTGGACCATATGATATGGTCCTTTTAAAAGCCAGAAGTGCAGCTCTATCATTTTCCAAAGAGTGATGATGAATATGGTGATAGTGATCACCGGAGACCTGCACTGCTATTATTAGAACCAAATGCTGGAGTAAGAGAAGGCTCAGGTTTCTCTTGGTAACCATGTTGAAAAAATTGAGGTGCCTCATGATAGCTTTTTTCGTGATGATGTAGAATCACAATAGAAACGATTGTTGCTGGCTAACATATGAAGAGGTCAGAATATAATGTTGTTTTGGACGGGGTGAggaatcttttaaaataaatggttCAAATGAGCAATGATTACTGAAGGACATAAAGCACTGAAGATTTAGCATTGATGATGACTGGATTTCAACTGGAGGGATGTAATAAACGAAAATTAGAACAGCAAAAGAAATATCTAATGAGTGTTGCTAACTGTGATCATGCTTCTCGCTTTAGGAGAGAGCACATAGGTGGAAAATTGAGATAGTCAAAATTTTGACATAAAAGATTAGTACAGCAAATAACAGTGTTCCCACTGAGCCTAAAGTTGCCTAGTTGGGACTATATGGCCTGGAATACTTTTAGCCAATATgggttttgtaattttatactGAAGAGTCAATACACTTCAAGCTACATGTTTAaaggaaagaaaacagaagagAATAGGCATCAATCCTCTTTACACCTACATCATCCACTGTCATAGAGGTAAATGTTAGCTTTTGGTATGATGATCACTTTATCAAACCAAAAGGAAATATTAAGAGAGTTTCTGTATGATTCTTCTAGATTAAATATGGCGAAGAAAGGGTGCTTACAGTAGAATTAGCTAGCCATGGGCATCCTTTTggttttaaaacttaaattaatTGAGAGATGGCTTCTgattataattcattttgatgtTTATAGTAGGCAAATTTTTGCCAACAAGGAAGATATAACTGTTGTAATCCATCACAATCATGACACATTaacttttaataaattattaaactttGGTGCTTTTATGTAACATCTTATCATCAAAAGTTTGTTGAAACCATGATTCGTgcatattttttgtaaataatacaAAGTCCACTACAAATAAATTAGCAGGAAAAAAACAAATAGAAACACGGAGGCACCAAGGACCCTTCTTCATTGAACAACCTCTTATCTAGATTATGCACAAAAAAAAAGCACTAGAGAATCCCACGGATTGTCCTACATGGTCAGAAAATAGATGCGTAGACTAAGCTTATCCGTAAAGAAATCATCGGGGAGAATTTTCTCCAagtaaaacaaaagaaacaagCAGTAGAGCACTTAAAAGGACTAACACCAGAGTCAACAAAAAAATAGCACGGTGAGGTAAGATACAACACATTAAAAGGGAATACCTCATAGGTCTGAAACAAGCCAATTTCATCAATTTAGTGCTCCTACACTGGCAAGCTGTTTGCACATTCACATACAAACTTACATGCCGCCTGCTTTAAAACTAACAATAAGAAACAGATAAACTTTCAATTACTGAGTTTAAAAACATTAGAACACTTCCAAGTACCAACCACAAGAATTCAGAACCAATAACACAATACAGTAAAAGGAATACCTCGTAGGTCAGCAACAAGCCATTGCCTTAAATTCACTGCTCTTACACTGGTCAGCTGTTGGGACTTTCACATACAAACCTACATGACACCTGAactaaaaataatgataataagcATATGATCTTTTACCCTATTTCCACCGCTGCGTGTATGAGTTTAAATATCTAGGTCATTTACATCTACTCTTGCAACATCTATCTATCTTAATTTAACCACTCGCCAAAGAGATTTTTAACATGAAATTTAAAGCTTTTCATGTACCTTGTGCAAAAGGCTTCTTACAGACACTCTAGAAGGAAAACTGCATCTGTGTGGATTATATTTCAGACATTCTAATTATGCATTTGTTCTTTTATGTGTTTGATGgtttttttttgttggattttcagTCGACAGCGACCTGTATACAAAAGGAAATTCACATCCAGCATTAATTTAATATCTACTTAATAATAAGTAAAGAGGAACTTATTAATGTGAAAAGCTACTTTTATCTGGACTCTACTAGTTTTGTTAACCTATATTCCTTAGCAACATGATGAAAACACACAGAACCAGCATGATATCTTACCCTCTTTATAAAGGCTGTATAAGTCTAGCACATTGAAGACTATGCATCTTTGCACGATGTAAAGCACAAGGCATATTGATGCAACATGTCGATTTTGCTCCAATGATTCCGGTCATTTCTAAATTCATAAATGCTATGAAGTTCTTACCTCTGCATACAGAATAATTATGCAAAACTCCTCAAACGATGACAAATGTACAAGTGTGGTAATATAAAGCTGTTGATGCATCAGTggcttgattacaatttcagataTTTTCTCGTATAATTACAAGCTTCTTTAAATTACTCaattgttcttgcataatttgTCTACTCTTAATGACTGAGAAATGTCCTTACAAATGTACTAATCAGTCAGGTGATACTTTCATCTAAGAGCGGAAAAAAACAGATAGCTGAACAAACTATTAGTTTAAAAAGAGCCATGGGTATCAGGAAACTCATAACAAGCAGCACATATATTATCCAAACAAACTAAGAAAATAACTCTATTATTGTTAGCATTTTTATTGTCTTCATGAAATTGCAGTTGAAAGTAAAGAAAATAGAAGTGAGAAAATGCCACTTACCATTATGGAAGAGTTCACAGGCTTTCTAATTGTAGCTAAAGCAAAAAAAACTGCaaataaatgaaattataattataaatatattacagaATACAGCAAATGCAAAAGACAATCACATCAACGTGCAACACCAAATTGGAAATTTAAAACATGAAGAATGCTAGTACTTAATAATTAGAATTCATGAGCAAAAGAATTCTAGTACTTACTATACAGAGAAAGTGAAGCGATTCTTTCACAGTACACTGGATAAGCGAGATAGAAGCAAAGAGTATACACAGTGAAAGTTAAGATAATCAAAAGATGACTTTCTCCCTAGAAAAAATGACTATAAGCATCACATGAGTCCATTCGCTCCCTTCTTCTAATTACTTGTGGGTATAAGCAACTAAGATGATTAGAAGATAACTCTCAGTGAAATGATGGTTACAGTGAATTTATTACAACATCTATATTCCTGATACGCAAACTGCAGTTTCATCTTATATGTCACTCCATCTTTCCCACAGGAGTCTCAGTTTGGTGTTAATGCCAATATCTACAATCCTATAACATTTTATTATTGCAAATTTATCATGTGTTCAGAGGCAGAAACTTTAACTAGTAATCTTTgctgatttatatttttttttctctttaagCTCATAAGAAGAAATTTAGAGATGTCTTAAATATACTCCAAAGTATCTAACTGGGGCAGATTCAATGAAAGTACGCATTGCAAATCACGCGATGATTCCTTGCAACTTCAATCAGGCCAGGAATGTATTAGCCACAGGATGAACTGAAGTAAATTGATGATCTCATTTATGAATGTGTGCGAGCTGACTACAGTTCTGTTTAAGTGAGTAATTTAGCAAAACTTCCTGTTGCAGATCTTTCCTCATTTAGAAGATTTCATCATGCTAGACTGGTAGTTATGATCATGAAAATTTACATTAACTACTCTAAAAAAGAAAGACAAGTAGTTAACTATACAGGCTAAAACGTCAGTCGGACTAAGTCGGGAAAATGAGAGAGACTCAATAGCTTGGTCAGAAAGTAAGGAGCACAAACTCAACTGAAAACACATTAACTATGTCCAAAATTCCATAGTACCTTTAAACTGCAACTTGATAACAAAATGAAGAAAGATACGATATTCAATATAATAAGAATCAATACAATTTCTAAACAACATTACATTCTAAAAACAGACCTATCAACTGTCATTCTGTTTGTATATTGTATACTGAGTATGCTTGTATAAATGATCACTATAATACACATATAACCCTACTTGGACTTAATTTCTCACCCGACAAATTGCCAGTAGCTAGAATGTATAGCTAAACACCGGCAGGAATGGTGAAAGTAACTGTATGCTGATGTCTTGCTTTAGATGGACATTGTATCGTTGTCTTAATAACATCATTAAATTCAGAACTAATCGAACTTGTGTTATCACTACTTCGTTTGACCTCCAATGTTTCTTTTTCAGCTGCCATTTTAATGTCTAACTCTTCCTCTGACCAATAGGAACCATCTTCATATTCAGAAACAAAGCTGCAATCATCTGAAAAAGAGGAGTAATCGAactcatcatcagcatcagacaaCAACAACAAAGAGTTGCAAGTATTTACATCTGAAACCTCCTCAGActcttcatcattatcatcatcaacCAAACCTTCCAAAAACGGATGATTTAAGAGCATCTCTGCAGTCAGCCTATACATAGGGTTCCTCACTAAACAACCCTTCAAAAAATTCCTCGCGTCAACCGACAGGTCCACTGGAAGTTTAGGCAACTGGTGCCGATCAGCAATCTTAACCAGAAGTTCATCAGCATTGCAATCCTCCATGCCACCCCAAGCAGGCTTCCCCGTTAGCATCTCTAGCACAATACAACCAAGTGCCCAAATATCAGACGGAAACCCTTGAACACAATCTGTCACAGTTTCAGGTGACAAATACATCGGAGTCCCCCTCCAATACGGACTCAACTTCCTCTTCTTACTCTGCTTATCCCTCTTAGCCAACCCCAAATCACCAATCTTCACCCTAAATTCAGAACTCCCACCTCTCCCATTATTCACCAACAACACATTCTCCGGCTTCAAATCACAATGCACATAACCAGCCTCATGAATATCAAAAACCCCCCTCAACATCCCCCTCGTATACCTCCTCACATCCGCTTCCCCCAACCCCTTAAACCCCGATTTCTTAATCAAATCAGCTAGGGTTCCACCAGAACCATACTCCAACAACAAATTATAAACCATCTCACCCTTTTCACCAATTGTAGTCTCCTCACCAAAACACCTAATCACATAATCAGACCTCCCAACATTACTCAAAACCTCCTTCTCCTTCTGAATCGACCCTGAAACCGAAACCTCAGCCGATTTCACAGCCATAACACAAGGAAAACAACTAAATCTCGACCTGGGCTTCTTCAATTTCGCAAGAAAAACAGACCCAAAACTCCCTTTTCCAATCATATCCCCCCTCACCCAAGCCACCCCATCCCCATACTTATTCTCATCAGCACCCTCTTGCTTCTTCATCACA
This genomic window from Daucus carota subsp. sativus chromosome 7, DH1 v3.0, whole genome shotgun sequence contains:
- the LOC108196833 gene encoding mitogen-activated protein kinase kinase kinase 20; translated protein: MKKQEGADENKYGDGVAWVRGDMIGKGSFGSVFLAKLKKPRSRFSCFPCVMAVKSAEVSVSGSIQKEKEVLSNVGRSDYVIRCFGEETTIGEKGEMVYNLLLEYGSGGTLADLIKKSGFKGLGEADVRRYTRGMLRGVFDIHEAGYVHCDLKPENVLLVNNGRGGSSEFRVKIGDLGLAKRDKQSKKRKLSPYWRGTPMYLSPETVTDCVQGFPSDIWALGCIVLEMLTGKPAWGGMEDCNADELLVKIADRHQLPKLPVDLSVDARNFLKGCLVRNPMYRLTAEMLLNHPFLEGLVDDDNDEESEEVSDVNTCNSLLLLSDADDEFDYSSFSDDCSFVSEYEDGSYWSEEELDIKMAAEKETLEVKRSSDNTSSISSEFNDVIKTTIQCPSKARHQHTVTFTIPAGV